From Equus quagga isolate Etosha38 chromosome 3, UCLA_HA_Equagga_1.0, whole genome shotgun sequence, one genomic window encodes:
- the LOC124237416 gene encoding growth-regulated protein homolog gamma-like — MARAATATASCAPRLLRAALLLLLLVAATRRAAGAPVVSELRCQCLQTVQGIHFKNIQSVKVTPAGSHCAQTEVIATLKNGQEVCLNPEAPMVKKMIEKMLNKGSSD, encoded by the exons ATGGCCCGCGCCGCCACCGCCACCGCCTCCTGCGCTCCCCGGCTCCTCCGGGCCGCgctgctgctccttctcctggTCGCCGCCACCCGGCGCGCGGCAG GGGCCCCCGTGGTCAGTGAACTGCGCTGCCAGTGCTTGCAGACCGTGCAGGGGATTCACTTCAAGAACATCCAGAGCGTGAAGGTGACGCCGGCGGGCTCCCACTGCGCCCAAACCGAAGTCAT AGCCACTCTCAAGAATGGACAGGAAGTTTGTCTCAACCCTGAAGCCCCCATGGTTAAGAAAATGATCGAAAAGATGCTAAACAA GGGCAGCTCCGACTGA
- the LOC124236801 gene encoding platelet factor 4-like, whose protein sequence is MSLGGGSRASRPWPRRGLLLLGLLLLPVVVSVASDPEAGEGDLHCLCVKTTTRVHPKQVRSLEVIKAGLHCPTPQVIATIRDGSKICVDPQAPLYKKIIKKLLESQPPAA, encoded by the exons ATGAGCCTCGGAGGGGGCTCCCGCGCCTCCCGCCCCTGGCCCCGCCGGGGGCTGCTGCTCCTGGGGCTGTTGCTTCTGCCGGTCGTAGTCTCCGTCGCCAGCG atCCTGAAGCAGGAGAGGGAGACCTGCACTGCCTGTGTGTGAAGACCACCACCCGAGTCCATCCCAAGCAAGTCCGCAGCCTGGAGGTGATCAAGGCTGGACTCCACTGTCCTACCCCTCAAGTGAT AGCTACGATAAGGGATGGGAGCAAGATTTGCGTGGACCCGCAGGCCCCCCTgtataagaaaataatcaagaaactTTTGGAGAGTCAGCCACCAGCTGCCTGA
- the PPBP gene encoding platelet basic protein, whose protein sequence is MRLRPKATSSCTSASPLQVLPVLLLLSLLPTTLVSSTITIGEISTLAKSVDDELYAELRCLCVKTTSGIHPRIIQTLQVLRAGPHCSKVEVIATLKNGKEICLDPEAVRIKNIVQKILESDGSAASSVHFLSNLSDSQEE, encoded by the exons ATGAGGCTCAGGCCCAAGGCCACCTCCTCCTGTACCAGTGCCAGCCCACTTCAGGTCCTGCCGGTCTTGCTGCTACTCTCACTACTCCCGACCACGCTGGTTTCCTCCACCATCACCATCGGAGAAA TTTCTACCCTAGCCAAAAGTGTGGACGATGAGCTGTATGCTGAACTTCGCTGCTTGTGTGTGAAGACCACCTCTGGCATTCATCCCAGGATCATCCAAACTTTGCAGGTGCTGAGGGCAGGACCCCACTGCAGCAAAGTCGAAGTGAT AGCCACACTGAAGAATGGGAAGGAAATCTGCCTGGACCCAGAAGCTGTCAGAATCAAGAATATAGTCCAGAAAATTTTGGAAAGCGATGGATCAGCTGCTTCATCTGTTCACTTTCTGTCAAATCTGTCTGATTCCCAGGAAGAGTAA